One stretch of Bombus terrestris chromosome 5, iyBomTerr1.2, whole genome shotgun sequence DNA includes these proteins:
- the LOC100649994 gene encoding pre-mRNA-processing factor 39 isoform X2, with product MSSASGDESEITLNEPVRRTRSSRARKTTVVAKKSPVKKLLARATRSPKKVQEIEEVEEEVPVLQEEVVMESIPENGVQRFGDIIIEQHNEEDSSMLHLELEDSSDTTIHEINMNQSVQIEVQENVPDLETSASQIDHSNTVSDCMIIEESSMDKVDMLNEREQMDMEGQDISNDETNQRVLIDFQEVMNDDGETITQVTEILETEEIESETVINEGMVEMTETTEGDMECLPENAIKKTEPDTEAVSEDELPTEATAKEPETEAVSDEELPAAAPADLGETESVSEDELPLDSEKKKKSGTKIMSKTLEKKNKIEGTNKRKLNAEGEYDPSSPTSENNDETPAKKVALSTEADPGDTKQETKPASPKKKTLPELEKYWKAVNEDPSDFTGWTYLLQYVDQENDAEAAREAYTKFLERYPYCYGYWRKFADYEKKKGNPENVQRVFDQGLKAISLSVDLWLHYINHCKTVYEKDEEKLREQYERAIEACGLEFRSDRLWESYIKWELEGKRLSRVTALYDRLLCTPTLGYISHFDAFQEFVSSNLPNRILNVDDFLALRAEVKALLKSDDSTSTSAADDAPPGEEPPPHELPPTDEETRAIREKIISSRRKMHKANINAVAARWSYEEGIKRPYFHVKPLERCQLKNWKEYLDFEIEQKDQNRIIILFERCLIACALYDEFWMRFVRYLESLKGDNVEKIRDVYTRACMVHHPKKPNLHLQWATFEEGQGNFEKAANILENIDNVIPNMLQVAYRRINLERRRGDLDKACTLYENYISNSKNRTIANNIVVKYARFLCKVKSDVDKAIKVLLKATEKDKDNPRLYLQLIDLGMQRTPVDTQEIVGYMDMFIEREHADLEQRVLFAQRKVEFLEDFSPDIRQVLKAHEQFQKCIKQAKERKKTKNDDTKTDTSPPKKVKTGDQSNVPPPPSVSSQSSYQYSSGPSGPYQSQQQFQSGQYGGQGGYQQGYQQYPPPSDPNYANYQNWQYGQGGPQAYGPYNQWGSYNYY from the exons ATGTCGTCCGCAAGTGGTGATGAAAGTGAGATCACTTTAAATGAACCCG tacGACGTACAAGATCTAGTCGTGCACGTAAAACTACCGTGGTAGCAAAAAAATCTCCTGTAAAGAAACTTCTAGCAAGAGCTACACGTTCTCCGAAAAAAGTGCAAGAGATCGAAGAAGTGGAG GAGGAGGTGCCTGTGTTACAAGAAGAAGTTGTAATGGAAAGCATTCCAGAGAATGGAGTGCAAAGATTTGGTGACATTATCATTGAACAACATAATGAAGAAGATTCTTCTATGTTACATTTGGAATTGGAAGATTCTAGTGATACTACTATTCACGAAATTAATATGAATCAGAGTGTACAAATAGAAGTTCAAGAAAATGTACCTGATTTGGAAACATCTGCAtctcaaatt gatCATTCTAATACAGTATCGGATTGTATGATCATAGAAGAAAGTAGTATGGATAAAGTTGATATGTTGAATGAACGCGAACAAATGGATATGGAAGGACAAGATATTAGTAATGATGAAACAAATCAACGTGTATTAATAGATTTCCAAGAAGTTATGAATGATGATGGGGAAACAATAACACAAGTAACAGAAATCTTAGAAACAGAGGAAATTGAATCTGAAACTGTTATAAATGAAG GAATGGTGGAAATGACAGAAACAACAGAGGGTGATATGGAATGTTTACCTGAGAATGCTATTAAAAAAACAGAACCCGATACAGAAGCTGTATCTGAggacgaattgcctactgaagCTACAGCAAAG GAACCTGAAACAGAAGCAGTATCTGATGAAGAATTGCCAGCAGCAGCTCCTGCAGATTTAGGAGAAACTGAATCAGTTTCTGAAGATGAATTGCCATTAGACagtgaaaagaagaagaaaagtggAACAAAGATAATGAGTAAAACCctggaaaagaagaataaaatagaagGAACAA ATAAACGTAAGTTAAATGCAGAAGGAGAGTACGATCCTAGTTCACCAACGTCTGAAAATAATGATGAAACACCAGCAAAGAAAGTTGCGCTTTCAACAGAAGCAGATCCAGGGGACACTAAACAAGAAACTAAACCAGCATCACCAAAGAAAAAGACCTTACCGGAATTAGAAAAATACTGGAAAGCCGTTAATGAAGATCCATCAGATTTCACGGGATGGACATATCTTCTTCAGTACGTCGATCAAGAG AATGATGCTGAAGCTGCACGTGAGGCTTATACGAAATTTTTGGAGCGTTATCCATATTGCTACGGTTACTGGAGAAAGTTTGCAGATTACGAGAAGAAGAAAGGCAACCCCGAAAATGTCCAAAGG GTATTCGACCAAGGTTTGAAAGCCATTTCGCTCAGTGTCGACCTTTGGCTTCATTACATCAATCACTGCAAAACCGTCTatgaaaaagatgaagaaaaacTACGAGAACAATATGAAAGGGCTATTGAGGCATGTGGTCTTGAATTCAG ATCTGATCGTCTTTGGGAAAGCTATATAAAGTGGGAATTAGAGGGCAAACGTCTAAGCAGAGTAACAGCATTATATGATCGCCTATTATGTACTCCAACACTTGGTTATATTTCTCATTTCGATGCATTTCAAGAGTTCGTCTCTTCAAACTTACCCAATCGTATTTTAAATGTTGACGATTTTCTTGCATTGCGTGCTGAAGTGAAAGCACTTTTGAAGTCGGATGATAGTACTTCTACTTCAGCAGCAGATGATGCACCACCTGGAGAAGAACCGCCGCCACATGAACTTCCACCAACTGATGAGGAGACCCGTGCTATTAGAGAAAAAATCATTAGTAGTAGACGTAAAATGCACAAAGCTAATATTAATGCAGTTGCTGCAAGATGGTCATATGAGGAAGGT ATTAAGAGGCCATATTTCCACGTTAAACCTTTAGAACGatgtcaattaaaaaattggaaagaaTATTTAGACTTTGAAATTGAACAAAAAGATCAGAATCGGATAATCATCTTATTTGAAAGATGTTTAATAGCGTGTGCTTTATATGATGAATTCTGGATGAGa TTCGTTCGTTATCTGGAATCTTTGAAAGGTGATAATGTGGAAAAAATTAGAGATGTATATACGAGAGCTTGTATGGTGCATCACCCGAAGAAACCAAATTTACATCTACAATGGGCAACATTTGAAGAGGGTCAGGGCAATTTTGAGAAGGCAGCaaatatattggaaaatattgatAATGTAATACCAAACATGTTACAAGTGGCATATCGAAGAATAAATTTGGAGCGTAGAAGAGGAGATTTAGATAAAGCTTGTAcattgtatgaaaattatattagcaATAGTAAGAATAGAACCATTGCGAATAATATTGTAGTAAAATATGCACGATTTTTGTGTAAAGTAAAGAGTGATGTGGATAAAGCAATCAAAGTATTATTGAAA gcaacagaaaaagataaagataatCCAAGGCTTTATTTACAATTGATTGATTTGGGAATGCAAAGGACTCCTGTTGATACTCAAGAAATTGTAGGATATATGGATATGTTTATAGAACGAGAACACGCGGATCTTGAACAAAGAGTACTTTTTGCACAACGTAAAGTAGAATTTCTCGAAGATTTTAGTCCGGATATTCGACAAGTGTTAAAAGCGCATGAGCAATTCCAAAAATGTATTAAGCAAGCAAAGGAACGGAAAAAGACGAAGAATGACGACACAAAAAC AGATACTTCTCCTCCAAAGAAAGTTAAAACTGGAGATCAATCTAATGTACCACCTCCGCCTTCTGTAAGTTCGCAGTCATCATACCAATACAGCAGTGGCCCAAGTGGACCATATCAGTCACAACAACAATTTCAAAGTGGTCAATATGGTGGTCAAGGCGGATATCAACAGGGTTATCAACAGTATCCACCTCCGTCCGATCCCAACTATGCCAATTATCAGAATTGGCAATATGGACAAGGAGGGCCACAGGCATATGGACCGTACAATCAATGGGGATCTTACAATTACTATTAG
- the LOC100651717 gene encoding spastin isoform X2, whose translation MSYSDGGRPIRKYGTKSPKKLCVTKNENSDKTTTTINCNNHHHNHYHHNHRFLDTPQPSVHKRNLYIVSFPLILLFNVLRTLLYQLFVVFKYLYTSTSQLIQRRQTCKQTCQLEIVVGQKSSENLNNNLNNTGQTENEGMSQVPRRQVGPGPGDPLLAKQKHHHRRAFEFISKALKIDEDNEGQKEMAIELYKKGIGELEKGIAIECNGGRGEVWEHAQRLHDKMRTNLAMAKDRLDFLASGRKLSVPGKRVGTVISKSQTLPRSMGRSTPVQSCHRVTPIKPSSTPPSVKRQLSVPGNGSPVRRPGTPTTSNSNRGTPTRKVPLLKGVDPKLAQVILDEILEGGAAVHWEDIAGQETAKQALQEIVILPSLRPELFTGLRTPARGLLLFGPPGNGKTLLARAVATQCNATFFSISAASLTSKYVGEGEKLVRALFAIARELQPSVIFVDEVDSLLSERRDNEHEASRRLKTEFLVEFDGLPCNPEERVLVMAATNRPQELDEAALRRFTKRVYVTLPDLRTRIMLLKRLLAKHNDPLTPEELNEMAVLTQGYSGSDLTGLAKDAALGPIRELNPDQVKELDLNSVRNITMQDFRDSLKRIRRSVSPASLAAYEKWSFEYGDVSL comes from the exons ATGTCTTACAGTGATGGCGGGCGTCCAATTCGGAAATACGGCACAAAGTCGCCGAAAAAGTTATGCGTGACGAAGAATGAAAATAGTGATAAAACAACAACAACCATTAACTGCAATAATCATCACCATAATCATTACCATCATAATCATCGCTTTCTCGACACCCCTCAGCCGTCAGTACACAAACGTAATCTCTATATTGTTTCTTTTCCTTTGATACTGCTGTTCAATGTTCTGAGGACACTTCTTTATCAGTTATTTGTGGTATTTAAGTACTTATATACATCTACATCTCAGTTGATTCAACGAAGACAAACTTGCAAACAGACCTGCCAGCTAGAGATCGTAGTTGGTCAAAAGTCtagtgaaaatttaaataataatttaaataatactgGGCAAACTGAGAACGAGGGAATGTCGCAAGTGCCTAGAAGGCAGGTTGGTCCTGGCCCTGGAGACCCATTACTTGCAAAACAAAAACATCATCATCGTAGAGCTTTTGAATTTATTAGTAAAGCACTTAAGATTGACGAAGATAATGAAG GCCAGAAAGAAATGGCAATTGAACTTTATAAGAAGGGAATTGGAGAATTAGAAAAAGGAATAGCTATAGAGTGTAATGGTGGTCGAGGAGAAGTATGGGAACATGCACAAAGACTTCATGATAAAATGCGCACTAATTTGGCAATGGCAAAGGATAGACTTGATTTTCTTG CATCTGGAAGAAAATTATCTGTTCCTGGAAAAAGAGTGGGGACAGTTATAAGCAAAAGTCAAACATTACCACGCAGCATGGGACGCTCAACACCAGTACAATCTTGTCATAGAGTTACACCTATTAAACCATCATCTACGCCACCTTCTGTAAAAAGACAATTATCAGTACCTGGAAATGGTTCACCTGTTAGGAGACCAGGAACACCAACTACATCAAACAGTAATAGAGGAACACCTACAAGAAAAGTACCTCTTTTAAAAGGTGTAGATCCAAAACTTGCACAAGTAATTTTAGATGAGATTTTAGAAGGAGGTGCAGCAGTACATTGGGAGGATATTGCTGGTCAAGAA ACTGCAAAGCAAGCATTACAAGAGATAGTCATCTTGCCTTCGTTAAGACCAGAATTATTTACTGGCTTACGAACACCGGCAAgaggattattattatttggtcCACCAGGAAATGGAAAGACATTACTTGCACGTGCTGTGGCTACTCAGTGCAATGCtacatttttttcaatatcTGCTGCTAGTCTTACATCGAAATATGTTGGAGAAGGAGAAAAGCTAGTACGAGCTCTTTTTGCTATAGCGCGAGAATTACAGCCATCTGTGATCTTTGTTGACGAAGTGGATTCGTTATTAAGCGAACGTAGAGATAATGAACATGAAGCTTCACG GCGATTGAAGACAGAATTTTTAGTTGAATTTGATGGTTTGCCATGTAATCCAGAAGAAAGAGTATTAGTTATGGCTGCTACAAATAGACCTCAAGAATTGGATGAAGCTGCATTAAGGAGATTTACAAAGCGAGTATATGTTACGTTGCCAGATTTACGAACAAGAATTATGTTACTGAAGCGACTTTTAGCTAAACATAATGATCCTCTAACACCAGAAGAGCTAAATGAGATGGCAGTTTTAACCCAGGGCTATTCTGGAAGCGATTTAACGGGTTTAGCAAAAGATGCAGCACTTGGCCCTATTAgag AACTTAATCCAGATCAAGTAAAGGAATTGGACCTTAATTCCGTACGTAATATTACAATGCAAGATTTTCGTGATTCGCTTAAAAGAATTCGTAGATCAGTGTCACCTGCAAGTTTAGCAGCTTATGAAAAGTGGAGCTTCGAATATGGTGACGTAAGTCTATGA
- the LOC100649994 gene encoding pre-mRNA-processing factor 39 isoform X1, with translation MSSASGDESEITLNEPVRRTRSSRARKTTVVAKKSPVKKLLARATRSPKKVQEIEEVEEEVPVLQEEVVMESIPENGVQRFGDIIIEQHNEEDSSMLHLELEDSSDTTIHEINMNQSVQIEVQENVPDLETSASQIDHSNTVSDCMIIEESSMDKVDMLNEREQMDMEGQDISNDETNQRVLIDFQEVMNDDGETITQVTEILETEEIESETVINEGTGIEVMEVDSQQETSESIENITEKTVPDYDMTGMVEMTETTEGDMECLPENAIKKTEPDTEAVSEDELPTEATAKEPETEAVSDEELPAAAPADLGETESVSEDELPLDSEKKKKSGTKIMSKTLEKKNKIEGTNKRKLNAEGEYDPSSPTSENNDETPAKKVALSTEADPGDTKQETKPASPKKKTLPELEKYWKAVNEDPSDFTGWTYLLQYVDQENDAEAAREAYTKFLERYPYCYGYWRKFADYEKKKGNPENVQRVFDQGLKAISLSVDLWLHYINHCKTVYEKDEEKLREQYERAIEACGLEFRSDRLWESYIKWELEGKRLSRVTALYDRLLCTPTLGYISHFDAFQEFVSSNLPNRILNVDDFLALRAEVKALLKSDDSTSTSAADDAPPGEEPPPHELPPTDEETRAIREKIISSRRKMHKANINAVAARWSYEEGIKRPYFHVKPLERCQLKNWKEYLDFEIEQKDQNRIIILFERCLIACALYDEFWMRFVRYLESLKGDNVEKIRDVYTRACMVHHPKKPNLHLQWATFEEGQGNFEKAANILENIDNVIPNMLQVAYRRINLERRRGDLDKACTLYENYISNSKNRTIANNIVVKYARFLCKVKSDVDKAIKVLLKATEKDKDNPRLYLQLIDLGMQRTPVDTQEIVGYMDMFIEREHADLEQRVLFAQRKVEFLEDFSPDIRQVLKAHEQFQKCIKQAKERKKTKNDDTKTDTSPPKKVKTGDQSNVPPPPSVSSQSSYQYSSGPSGPYQSQQQFQSGQYGGQGGYQQGYQQYPPPSDPNYANYQNWQYGQGGPQAYGPYNQWGSYNYY, from the exons ATGTCGTCCGCAAGTGGTGATGAAAGTGAGATCACTTTAAATGAACCCG tacGACGTACAAGATCTAGTCGTGCACGTAAAACTACCGTGGTAGCAAAAAAATCTCCTGTAAAGAAACTTCTAGCAAGAGCTACACGTTCTCCGAAAAAAGTGCAAGAGATCGAAGAAGTGGAG GAGGAGGTGCCTGTGTTACAAGAAGAAGTTGTAATGGAAAGCATTCCAGAGAATGGAGTGCAAAGATTTGGTGACATTATCATTGAACAACATAATGAAGAAGATTCTTCTATGTTACATTTGGAATTGGAAGATTCTAGTGATACTACTATTCACGAAATTAATATGAATCAGAGTGTACAAATAGAAGTTCAAGAAAATGTACCTGATTTGGAAACATCTGCAtctcaaatt gatCATTCTAATACAGTATCGGATTGTATGATCATAGAAGAAAGTAGTATGGATAAAGTTGATATGTTGAATGAACGCGAACAAATGGATATGGAAGGACAAGATATTAGTAATGATGAAACAAATCAACGTGTATTAATAGATTTCCAAGAAGTTATGAATGATGATGGGGAAACAATAACACAAGTAACAGAAATCTTAGAAACAGAGGAAATTGAATCTGAAACTGTTATAAATGAAGGTACTGGAATTGAAGTTATGGAGGTAGATAGTCAACAAGAAACATCagaaagtatagaaaatattacGGAAAAAACTGTGCCTGATTATGATATGACAGGAATGGTGGAAATGACAGAAACAACAGAGGGTGATATGGAATGTTTACCTGAGAATGCTATTAAAAAAACAGAACCCGATACAGAAGCTGTATCTGAggacgaattgcctactgaagCTACAGCAAAG GAACCTGAAACAGAAGCAGTATCTGATGAAGAATTGCCAGCAGCAGCTCCTGCAGATTTAGGAGAAACTGAATCAGTTTCTGAAGATGAATTGCCATTAGACagtgaaaagaagaagaaaagtggAACAAAGATAATGAGTAAAACCctggaaaagaagaataaaatagaagGAACAA ATAAACGTAAGTTAAATGCAGAAGGAGAGTACGATCCTAGTTCACCAACGTCTGAAAATAATGATGAAACACCAGCAAAGAAAGTTGCGCTTTCAACAGAAGCAGATCCAGGGGACACTAAACAAGAAACTAAACCAGCATCACCAAAGAAAAAGACCTTACCGGAATTAGAAAAATACTGGAAAGCCGTTAATGAAGATCCATCAGATTTCACGGGATGGACATATCTTCTTCAGTACGTCGATCAAGAG AATGATGCTGAAGCTGCACGTGAGGCTTATACGAAATTTTTGGAGCGTTATCCATATTGCTACGGTTACTGGAGAAAGTTTGCAGATTACGAGAAGAAGAAAGGCAACCCCGAAAATGTCCAAAGG GTATTCGACCAAGGTTTGAAAGCCATTTCGCTCAGTGTCGACCTTTGGCTTCATTACATCAATCACTGCAAAACCGTCTatgaaaaagatgaagaaaaacTACGAGAACAATATGAAAGGGCTATTGAGGCATGTGGTCTTGAATTCAG ATCTGATCGTCTTTGGGAAAGCTATATAAAGTGGGAATTAGAGGGCAAACGTCTAAGCAGAGTAACAGCATTATATGATCGCCTATTATGTACTCCAACACTTGGTTATATTTCTCATTTCGATGCATTTCAAGAGTTCGTCTCTTCAAACTTACCCAATCGTATTTTAAATGTTGACGATTTTCTTGCATTGCGTGCTGAAGTGAAAGCACTTTTGAAGTCGGATGATAGTACTTCTACTTCAGCAGCAGATGATGCACCACCTGGAGAAGAACCGCCGCCACATGAACTTCCACCAACTGATGAGGAGACCCGTGCTATTAGAGAAAAAATCATTAGTAGTAGACGTAAAATGCACAAAGCTAATATTAATGCAGTTGCTGCAAGATGGTCATATGAGGAAGGT ATTAAGAGGCCATATTTCCACGTTAAACCTTTAGAACGatgtcaattaaaaaattggaaagaaTATTTAGACTTTGAAATTGAACAAAAAGATCAGAATCGGATAATCATCTTATTTGAAAGATGTTTAATAGCGTGTGCTTTATATGATGAATTCTGGATGAGa TTCGTTCGTTATCTGGAATCTTTGAAAGGTGATAATGTGGAAAAAATTAGAGATGTATATACGAGAGCTTGTATGGTGCATCACCCGAAGAAACCAAATTTACATCTACAATGGGCAACATTTGAAGAGGGTCAGGGCAATTTTGAGAAGGCAGCaaatatattggaaaatattgatAATGTAATACCAAACATGTTACAAGTGGCATATCGAAGAATAAATTTGGAGCGTAGAAGAGGAGATTTAGATAAAGCTTGTAcattgtatgaaaattatattagcaATAGTAAGAATAGAACCATTGCGAATAATATTGTAGTAAAATATGCACGATTTTTGTGTAAAGTAAAGAGTGATGTGGATAAAGCAATCAAAGTATTATTGAAA gcaacagaaaaagataaagataatCCAAGGCTTTATTTACAATTGATTGATTTGGGAATGCAAAGGACTCCTGTTGATACTCAAGAAATTGTAGGATATATGGATATGTTTATAGAACGAGAACACGCGGATCTTGAACAAAGAGTACTTTTTGCACAACGTAAAGTAGAATTTCTCGAAGATTTTAGTCCGGATATTCGACAAGTGTTAAAAGCGCATGAGCAATTCCAAAAATGTATTAAGCAAGCAAAGGAACGGAAAAAGACGAAGAATGACGACACAAAAAC AGATACTTCTCCTCCAAAGAAAGTTAAAACTGGAGATCAATCTAATGTACCACCTCCGCCTTCTGTAAGTTCGCAGTCATCATACCAATACAGCAGTGGCCCAAGTGGACCATATCAGTCACAACAACAATTTCAAAGTGGTCAATATGGTGGTCAAGGCGGATATCAACAGGGTTATCAACAGTATCCACCTCCGTCCGATCCCAACTATGCCAATTATCAGAATTGGCAATATGGACAAGGAGGGCCACAGGCATATGGACCGTACAATCAATGGGGATCTTACAATTACTATTAG
- the LOC100651717 gene encoding spastin isoform X1, with protein sequence MSYSDGGRPIRKYGTKSPKKLCVTKNENSDKTTTTINCNNHHHNHYHHNHRFLDTPQPSVHKRNLYIVSFPLILLFNVLRTLLYQLFVVFKYLYTSTSQLIQRRQTCKQTCQLEIVVGQKSSENLNNNLNNTGQTENEGMSQVPRRQVGPGPGDPLLAKQKHHHRRAFEFISKALKIDEDNEGQKEMAIELYKKGIGELEKGIAIECNGGRGEVWEHAQRLHDKMRTNLAMAKDRLDFLVSVCELKKLDICNEYRAPGNKMDNEHPGKNLRVRRNIHTLQTTRSSLNTNHTKNTNSTQTVNIGQNTCTQIPKLRPRSPKNYSAHSEASGRKLSVPGKRVGTVISKSQTLPRSMGRSTPVQSCHRVTPIKPSSTPPSVKRQLSVPGNGSPVRRPGTPTTSNSNRGTPTRKVPLLKGVDPKLAQVILDEILEGGAAVHWEDIAGQETAKQALQEIVILPSLRPELFTGLRTPARGLLLFGPPGNGKTLLARAVATQCNATFFSISAASLTSKYVGEGEKLVRALFAIARELQPSVIFVDEVDSLLSERRDNEHEASRRLKTEFLVEFDGLPCNPEERVLVMAATNRPQELDEAALRRFTKRVYVTLPDLRTRIMLLKRLLAKHNDPLTPEELNEMAVLTQGYSGSDLTGLAKDAALGPIRELNPDQVKELDLNSVRNITMQDFRDSLKRIRRSVSPASLAAYEKWSFEYGDVSL encoded by the exons ATGTCTTACAGTGATGGCGGGCGTCCAATTCGGAAATACGGCACAAAGTCGCCGAAAAAGTTATGCGTGACGAAGAATGAAAATAGTGATAAAACAACAACAACCATTAACTGCAATAATCATCACCATAATCATTACCATCATAATCATCGCTTTCTCGACACCCCTCAGCCGTCAGTACACAAACGTAATCTCTATATTGTTTCTTTTCCTTTGATACTGCTGTTCAATGTTCTGAGGACACTTCTTTATCAGTTATTTGTGGTATTTAAGTACTTATATACATCTACATCTCAGTTGATTCAACGAAGACAAACTTGCAAACAGACCTGCCAGCTAGAGATCGTAGTTGGTCAAAAGTCtagtgaaaatttaaataataatttaaataatactgGGCAAACTGAGAACGAGGGAATGTCGCAAGTGCCTAGAAGGCAGGTTGGTCCTGGCCCTGGAGACCCATTACTTGCAAAACAAAAACATCATCATCGTAGAGCTTTTGAATTTATTAGTAAAGCACTTAAGATTGACGAAGATAATGAAG GCCAGAAAGAAATGGCAATTGAACTTTATAAGAAGGGAATTGGAGAATTAGAAAAAGGAATAGCTATAGAGTGTAATGGTGGTCGAGGAGAAGTATGGGAACATGCACAAAGACTTCATGATAAAATGCGCACTAATTTGGCAATGGCAAAGGATAGACTTGATTTTCTTG tgAGTGTGTGTGAGCTGAAAAAACTGGATATCTGCAATGAATATCGTGCTCCTGGAAATAAAATGGACAACGAACATCCAGGAAAGAATCTGAGGGTCCGACGCAATATACACACATTACAAACAACTCGATCTTCTTTAAATACAAATCATACTAAAAACACAAACAGTACACAAACAGTGAACATAGGGCAGAATACATGTACCCAAATTCCCAAGTTAAGGCCACGTTCACCAAAAAACTATTCTGCCCATTCTGAAG CATCTGGAAGAAAATTATCTGTTCCTGGAAAAAGAGTGGGGACAGTTATAAGCAAAAGTCAAACATTACCACGCAGCATGGGACGCTCAACACCAGTACAATCTTGTCATAGAGTTACACCTATTAAACCATCATCTACGCCACCTTCTGTAAAAAGACAATTATCAGTACCTGGAAATGGTTCACCTGTTAGGAGACCAGGAACACCAACTACATCAAACAGTAATAGAGGAACACCTACAAGAAAAGTACCTCTTTTAAAAGGTGTAGATCCAAAACTTGCACAAGTAATTTTAGATGAGATTTTAGAAGGAGGTGCAGCAGTACATTGGGAGGATATTGCTGGTCAAGAA ACTGCAAAGCAAGCATTACAAGAGATAGTCATCTTGCCTTCGTTAAGACCAGAATTATTTACTGGCTTACGAACACCGGCAAgaggattattattatttggtcCACCAGGAAATGGAAAGACATTACTTGCACGTGCTGTGGCTACTCAGTGCAATGCtacatttttttcaatatcTGCTGCTAGTCTTACATCGAAATATGTTGGAGAAGGAGAAAAGCTAGTACGAGCTCTTTTTGCTATAGCGCGAGAATTACAGCCATCTGTGATCTTTGTTGACGAAGTGGATTCGTTATTAAGCGAACGTAGAGATAATGAACATGAAGCTTCACG GCGATTGAAGACAGAATTTTTAGTTGAATTTGATGGTTTGCCATGTAATCCAGAAGAAAGAGTATTAGTTATGGCTGCTACAAATAGACCTCAAGAATTGGATGAAGCTGCATTAAGGAGATTTACAAAGCGAGTATATGTTACGTTGCCAGATTTACGAACAAGAATTATGTTACTGAAGCGACTTTTAGCTAAACATAATGATCCTCTAACACCAGAAGAGCTAAATGAGATGGCAGTTTTAACCCAGGGCTATTCTGGAAGCGATTTAACGGGTTTAGCAAAAGATGCAGCACTTGGCCCTATTAgag AACTTAATCCAGATCAAGTAAAGGAATTGGACCTTAATTCCGTACGTAATATTACAATGCAAGATTTTCGTGATTCGCTTAAAAGAATTCGTAGATCAGTGTCACCTGCAAGTTTAGCAGCTTATGAAAAGTGGAGCTTCGAATATGGTGACGTAAGTCTATGA